GATGATATAAATCGCCAAATGGAAGCCGATCGATGGCGCTCATCGACTCTACCGATGAAGTAAGACTGTCTATGACTCGAAGAAACGGTCCCGCTCAGGTCATCTTGTTGGGTGCTTGATCTGCGGAAGTTGGTGAAGAGAACGATTCTAACTCCAATTTTCGCCATGAATATGTCAGTTTCACTACGTGCAAATCCGAATAGCAGTTCTCAGCTTCGTGTATGAGTTCAACCCGGAACCGGGGAGTCCATCTTTCCAGAACCGCCTTTTTATTATCGGCAAGCGTACCACTAACCATGCCGGAGGGTGCGGCGACAGTCACAGATTTTGCTCCCACTGAGACTGATCCGCCGATCATTCTGCACGTTGACTGTGACTGTTTCTATGCTGCCTGTGAGCGGCTTCGCCGACCTCACCTTGCCAACGAACCGGTCGTCATCGGCATGGGGTATGACCAAGCCGATCCGCACGGGGCTGTCGCGACTGCCAGTTACGAGGCCCGTGAATACGGCATCGAATCCGCCATGCCGATCAGCGATGCGCTGGAACGGCTTCCGCGACGCGTTGATGCCGACGCCGGTGATCCAGCGGCTCCCGATCCAGCTGACGCCGGGTACTATCTCCCGGTCGAGATGGACCATTATCAAGCAGTTGGCGGAGACGTCCACGCCCTCCTCGAGCAATATGCCGATCCGCTTGAACCCGTTAGTATCGATGAAGCCTATCTTGACGTCACCGATGCGACTACCTGGGCAGATGTCGATGCCTTCGCCCAGACGCTCAAAGCAGAAATCAAAACCACTGTTGGGATCCCTGTCAGTATCGGCGTCGCTCCCACAAAAAGCGCTGCCAAAGTCGCCTCCGATCACGACAAACCCGACGGCCTCGTCGCCGTCCGCCCTGGAGACGTTCAGGAGTTTTTTGCCCCCCTTGATATCGAATCAGTTCACGGGATCGGGCCAGTTACCGCCGGCAAGTTGCGGGAGCGTGGGATCGACACCGCCGGCGAACTCGCCACCGCCGATCCGGAGACGCTCGTGACTGCTGTGGGATCCAAAGGCCGGGCGATCCAACAACGGGCTCGCGGGCATGATCCACGCCCGGTGACACCGCCGGACGACCCGAAGAGCATCTCGAAAGAAACCTCGCTCGACCCCGAGGGAGTTACTGACTCGACTGTTAAAACCGAGGTCGTTCGAGAACTCGCTGAGCAGGTCACGGCCCGTGCGAGCAATAACAACGCTCTCTATCAGACGGTCGGCATCAAAGTCGTGCAACCCCCATTCGATGTCAACACACGAGAGCGATCGTTTAGCGGTCCTGTCCAAGATGCAGCCCTCGCTAAGACGGTGGCACTGGACCTGTTAGGCGAGTTTGAGACAGTGCCAGTCCGGAAACTCGGTGTCCGAGTGTCAAATCTCTCGGTTTCCGAACGAGAGCAGGCTCCACTGACCGAGTGGGAGCCAACTGATACAGCCACCTCCTCAACAGTACTCTCTGAGAATATTCGACAGCGGTTAGCGGAGCAAGGAGATCCACAAGCGACACTTGATGAGTTCTGAAAACCGAGTCTAGAGACGCGTCTCGCGAGCTTCGAGAGGGACTCGGCTCAATCGTTCAATCGGCACCCGCTCACATCTCAGCGTCGGACGGTATCGGATTAGAGCCCGACGACGAGATCTGTTTCTTCGATCGGTGTCGCTCCCTGCTCGATCGCCTCTTTGACGGACAGTTCGTCTTTCAGCAGGAAAAACAGCTGCCCGTCGCGCTCCCAATTGAGCACCGAATCCCGGAGAATGTCGGCATGTTCGGTGTATTTGTCTTTGACTACGCAGTAGGATTCTAGGTCATCGGCAACGATTAACTCGATGTATTCGTCAGCGAGTTGTTCCCGAACCGAATCGAACTCCTCGGCGGGAATCTCGAACCGATAGGCGTCCTCGTTGTAGTAATCGTTGAGCTGTTCAAAAAGATCTTTTCGGGTGAAGTAATGGGAAAACAGATACTCGCCATCGATGTGGAAGACGGTGATCCGGTCGGGATCGACATCGAAGGTCGGCATGGTTCGTTAGGTCGGTGTGATGACCGCGACACAGTCTGGGCACTCGGCGTACTGGCTGTGCCCATTGACGGTTTCGTACTCGATGAGGAGGTCACGGTTCGTGATCGGTGTCTCACAGTGTGGGCAGACACCAAGCGTGATGGTTGGATCCATTGGGGCTCACCGTTTGAGGGGAAAGGTGCGTGTTGAGGGTGTGACCCCCTCTACAGAATCAAAAACGACGATCAATAAATAGCTCAGCCAGCCGGAGTGAAAGTGAAATAGAACCTGTTAGGCGATACAGCCGTTTCACTGAGCGGTTAGTATACTCAGTGTATGGGTCTCAGCGAGTCATAATCAGGTTGTTGGATTCAAGCATCCCTAACACGAGTGCTCAACCATGCCCGACAGCTACCTCGTCGAACTCAAAAACTCCGTGTTCCAAGAGACGCTGCTCTCCGAAGATGAGTTCGACCGCCAAATCGAGTTTCCGTCAGAAACCAACGCCGAAGAATGGGTAGTAGAACAGAATCGGACCCACTCCGAGATGGGCAAACTGACGCTACATACAGCCCATCCTAACGACAAATCCAACGTAGACGCGTACGTCATCTTCCAGCCACTGGGAAGATGGGTACCGGACTCATAACGGCCATCCGGAGGACTGCGGTTTTCAGATCTACAATTCTACTAACCACGAGATAGTTTATCAAAAATCAGTAGTATCCAGTCAAACCCACGTTAGAACTCAAAGTTTGGGATTAGGTCGTTCTCAACAAGATATGGGAGTACATGTTCCTCCCGCCAATCATGTAGTCGATCCATCAACGTCTCTTCAACGTCGTGAAACGTCTCTTCAGTATGCTCTCTGTCTTCCAAGAGATACCACGTCTCGGTCGATGGATCAAATGCGAAATCAAAGATCTTTTCATTTTTGTACAGTAGAAATTCCGTTATAATATCGTTGAACCGACATTCAAGCGGCAACGTTCCGGTTACTGCATCCGATTCGCCTAATGACTTTACCGCCTCAGCCGACACTGGCTTTGGTGGGAGTCCCTCAAACACCTCTAATTCTGAATTATCACCCATGTTCCGTTCTACTCCCACCAAGCTACATAGCTATTTGTCTGCGAGTGCCTGCAAACGCCTCTGTTTAATCGCATGACGGAAGTGGAATCTCCTGTTTTGCGGCCTTCTTCATGTTATATACGACACACATTAGGGTGATTTCGCGGAATTCCCGATACCAGGCTCGCGCTCGCAGGGCGGAGCCCAGCGAGCGCTTGACGCTGGAGAAGACGGTCTCAGCCATTGACCGCTGTCCATAGAGTTCTTCGTTGATCCGGGCGTTGTGGACGTGATCGTATGGTTTGTTGATGCAGTGCTTGATGAGCGGTCTGATGCTCAACTCACGGAGATCGTCTCGAAGCCAGTTACAGTCATACCCCTTGTCAGCAGTAAGGACCCGCAACTCGCCCGCATGCCGGCGGGCGAGTTGCTCACATACTTCGGCGTCGCTTCCTTCCCACGTCATTGTGCAGTACAGATCGAGAATCACTTGCGTCTCCGTATCAATGAGTTTCGTCGCTTCAAGCGTCTGAACGCGGTAATTCGTCCGACGACAGTAGTGTCGGCTGGCGGGTGAGCGGTCGAAATACGTTGCGTCGATGGCAGCGATATCTCCGGTGTCGTGCAGCTGGGCCGATTGGCCCAGCAGCACTCGGCAGATCCGCATTTCGAGTCTTTCAAACGCGAGACATAACGTGGAATAGTGCGGGAGATCGGACGGTTCAAGTCCGATCTCCCGCGTTATTCGGGGCATTTCACTCAGGAGATCGATCGTCATCCGGTAGGTGG
The genomic region above belongs to Natronomonas moolapensis 8.8.11 and contains:
- the dinB gene encoding DNA polymerase IV — its product is MPEGAATVTDFAPTETDPPIILHVDCDCFYAACERLRRPHLANEPVVIGMGYDQADPHGAVATASYEAREYGIESAMPISDALERLPRRVDADAGDPAAPDPADAGYYLPVEMDHYQAVGGDVHALLEQYADPLEPVSIDEAYLDVTDATTWADVDAFAQTLKAEIKTTVGIPVSIGVAPTKSAAKVASDHDKPDGLVAVRPGDVQEFFAPLDIESVHGIGPVTAGKLRERGIDTAGELATADPETLVTAVGSKGRAIQQRARGHDPRPVTPPDDPKSISKETSLDPEGVTDSTVKTEVVRELAEQVTARASNNNALYQTVGIKVVQPPFDVNTRERSFSGPVQDAALAKTVALDLLGEFETVPVRKLGVRVSNLSVSEREQAPLTEWEPTDTATSSTVLSENIRQRLAEQGDPQATLDEF
- a CDS encoding DUF7837 family putative zinc-binding protein, yielding MDPTITLGVCPHCETPITNRDLLIEYETVNGHSQYAECPDCVAVITPT
- a CDS encoding IS5 family transposase, with amino-acid sequence MIVSTLISRFTERCVWIAQRVSDDTEEPAAPEGGGGFPDYVMIPLHCLRIYLDTTYRMTIDLLSEMPRITREIGLEPSDLPHYSTLCLAFERLEMRICRVLLGQSAQLHDTGDIAAIDATYFDRSPASRHYCRRTNYRVQTLEATKLIDTETQVILDLYCTMTWEGSDAEVCEQLARRHAGELRVLTADKGYDCNWLRDDLRELSIRPLIKHCINKPYDHVHNARINEELYGQRSMAETVFSSVKRSLGSALRARAWYREFREITLMCVVYNMKKAAKQEIPLPSCD